From the genome of Desertifilum tharense IPPAS B-1220:
GACCGCACTCCTTGGGCCAAACACATCGAAAATCGGCTCCATTTACTCGAAAGAGCGATCGCCGCTAGCCCTGATGGAATTGTGATTAGCGACGCTAACGCGCCCGATTGTCCGCTCATTTATGTCAATCCCGGCTTTGAAAACATCACAGGCTACACCGCCTCCGAAATTATTGGGCTAAATTGCCGCTTTTTGCAAGGTGAAGATAAACAGCAACCCGAACTCGAACAACTGCGAAACGCCGTGCGGACTGGACAAGAGTGCTGTTTGACCCTCCGCAACTATCGCCGAGATGGTTCGTTATTTTGGAACGAGTTGCGAATTGCCCCCGTGCGAGACGAAGGGGGAAATCTTACCCACTTTATCGGAGTGCAGCGCGATATCACCGAACGCAAGCGAGCCGAGGAATTGGAACGCCAAAGCCAAGCTTTGCGCCACAGCGAGATCAAAAACCGCGCTTTGATTAATGCCATTCCCGATCTGATTTTCCGCCTCGAAGAAAATCGCCGGTTGGTGGATGTCAAAGCAGAGAAAAATCGCCACAACGCCTCAGAATCCCTGGCTCAACCGATTGAAGAGGTTTTTCCTGTAGAAGTTGCCCAAAAATACCTAGAAAAAGCCGCTCAAGCGCTGCAAACGGGCGAAATTCAAATTTTTGAGTACGAATTATGTCTCTATGGCAATCTGTGCAACTACGAAGCGCGAGTGGTTGTAGATGGCCTCCAGGAAGTCTTAGTCATCGTTCGCGATATCACCGAACGCAAAAAGGTGGAACGTCTCAAAAACGAGTTTGTCTCTATTGTCAGTCATGAATTGCGAACGCCTTTAACTTCAGTGCGGGGGGCGTTGAGCTTAATTACCGGGGGAGTGGTGGGAGCCATTCCCCCAGAGGCGCAAGCAATGGTGGATATTGCCTATAAAAATAGCGAACGGTTAATTCTGTTGATCAATGACATTTTGGACATTGAGAAGATTGAATCGGGGAAAATGAATTTCCACTGTATCCTGATGGACTTGGTGCCATTAGTGGAACAGACGATCGTTTCTAACCGAACTTATGCAGAGCAATTCGGCGTTAAGTTTGTGCTGGAATCGGAGGTTGACCAGGCGCGGGTGAATGTGGATCGCGATCGCCTGATGCAAGTATTAACCAATTTACTCTCGAATGCGGCTAAGTTTTCCCCAGAAAATTCCACTGCGATCGTCAAAATTGAGCGCGTTTATCCCCAATGGCTCCAGTCTGAAGCCTCAGATTCAGGACATTCCAGCATTCAATGCGTTGCGACTCCCTTACAATATGTGCGGATTTCAGTTTGCGATCGCGGACCGGGAATTCCGGAAAGTTTTCGCTCGCAAATCTTCCAAAAGTTTGCCCAAGCCGATACTTCCGACACCCGACGCCAAACCGGAACGGGTTTAGGTCTGAGCATTTGTAAGGCGATCGTCGAACGTTTAAATGGTTATATCAACTTTGACACCCAAGAGAATGTTGGCACCACTTTCTATGTCGATTTACCCGAATATGCCCT
Proteins encoded in this window:
- a CDS encoding PAS domain S-box protein, producing the protein MKNLQRFESFLESMPAAVALFDCQMRYLLASRRWLDELGIETDHWVGRSHRECCPQGIALNPDYLERSLAGTSEIWTEELTPDGTTIEWESQPWIAETGDIGGIIVKRQIDRTPWAKHIENRLHLLERAIAASPDGIVISDANAPDCPLIYVNPGFENITGYTASEIIGLNCRFLQGEDKQQPELEQLRNAVRTGQECCLTLRNYRRDGSLFWNELRIAPVRDEGGNLTHFIGVQRDITERKRAEELERQSQALRHSEIKNRALINAIPDLIFRLEENRRLVDVKAEKNRHNASESLAQPIEEVFPVEVAQKYLEKAAQALQTGEIQIFEYELCLYGNLCNYEARVVVDGLQEVLVIVRDITERKKVERLKNEFVSIVSHELRTPLTSVRGALSLITGGVVGAIPPEAQAMVDIAYKNSERLILLINDILDIEKIESGKMNFHCILMDLVPLVEQTIVSNRTYAEQFGVKFVLESEVDQARVNVDRDRLMQVLTNLLSNAAKFSPENSTAIVKIERVYPQWLQSEASDSGHSSIQCVATPLQYVRISVCDRGPGIPESFRSQIFQKFAQADTSDTRRQTGTGLGLSICKAIVERLNGYINFDTQENVGTTFYVDLPEYALTPVAATQSLASNTPEELRKRLKQSQLKNQPILICEDDPDIAQLLGMMLQQDGFSTDIAYNAAEAKTLLAQKPYAAMTIDLSLPGQSGISLIRELREQEQTRSLPLIVVSATAQQGREQLQGFGFAIVDWLNKPIDRDLLATAIRQAVTRQAVNKPQILHVEDDLDLTRVIVAIVQDSAELDKAVNLQEARQKLAQNDYALVILDLSLPDGSGLELLPYLNELACPIPVLIFSAKEVNQETTHQVAAVLVKSRTSNQQLLDTINSLIACQS